A window from Streptomyces sp. NBC_00335 encodes these proteins:
- a CDS encoding DUF4304 domain-containing protein, whose translation MNATDLFHQTLRERIAPALRDAGFTGSGLEYRLRAAEPDHALLGFQRSASSGAAECRFTVNLRAVPYEEHEALRRLRPALGTRLSANRVGPVGWHARIGRLLGHPHDHWWTITDERSAARAADEVTDVVLRHAVPALWGEVTDRPPLPGPVVDPVPDCLDPVCLRVDGDPFPVGSGESPLPVDIEGTLVLETGERRRASPFLTVHDELTDAEARIVIDAPWKLEQPLFGSVRVGIAADGDVRVSASPGSMLPGHPLALLGELALCRINTAEVAGNGSLRLTFEQGTPREACLTVSGAPHALTVGAPWHIEGWTPARI comes from the coding sequence GTGAACGCGACCGACTTGTTCCACCAGACGCTGCGCGAGCGGATCGCCCCGGCCCTGCGCGACGCGGGTTTCACCGGTTCGGGGCTGGAGTACCGGCTCCGCGCCGCCGAACCGGACCACGCGCTGCTCGGCTTCCAGCGGAGCGCTTCGTCCGGGGCCGCCGAGTGCAGGTTCACGGTGAACCTGCGCGCGGTCCCGTACGAGGAACACGAGGCGCTGCGACGGCTGCGGCCGGCCCTCGGGACCCGGCTCAGCGCCAACCGCGTCGGCCCCGTCGGCTGGCACGCCAGGATCGGCCGCCTCCTCGGCCATCCGCACGACCACTGGTGGACCATCACCGACGAGCGCTCCGCCGCCCGCGCCGCGGACGAGGTCACGGACGTGGTGCTGCGCCACGCCGTCCCCGCGCTGTGGGGCGAGGTGACCGACCGGCCCCCGCTGCCGGGCCCCGTGGTGGATCCGGTGCCCGACTGCCTGGACCCGGTGTGCCTGCGCGTGGACGGCGATCCGTTCCCCGTCGGGAGCGGGGAGTCCCCCCTGCCCGTGGACATCGAAGGCACCCTCGTCCTGGAGACGGGCGAGCGCCGCCGGGCCTCGCCCTTCCTCACCGTCCACGACGAGCTGACCGACGCCGAAGCCCGCATCGTCATCGACGCCCCCTGGAAGCTGGAGCAGCCGCTCTTCGGCTCGGTCCGGGTCGGCATCGCCGCCGACGGAGACGTCAGGGTCTCCGCCAGCCCGGGCAGCATGCTCCCCGGCCATCCGCTGGCACTCCTCGGCGAACTGGCCCTGTGCCGGATCAACACGGCCGAGGTCGCCGGCAACGGCTCCCTGCGGCTCACCTTCGAACAGGGCACCCCGCGCGAGGCCTGCCTCACCGTTTCCGGCGCCCCGCACGCGCTGACCGTCGGCGCGCCCTGGCACATCGAGGGCTGGACACCGGCCCGCATCTGA
- a CDS encoding ATP-grasp domain-containing protein — protein sequence MPTTVLYCSDPLNERRADAHFAEEARAVRAAGGAVGLIDHDALLAGDAGRAVARVPAGSGALWYRGWMIPAARYADLDAALRERGCALRVTPNAYRRAHELPGWYEAFAGLTPPSRWLETAPGQTPEPARLADAAAALPSRAGIVKDYVKSRKHQWAEACHLPDLADRTAVHRVVSRFVELQGEDLAGGVVLRAFEEFTAAEGVATEVRVWWRGAEPRLVTAHPDSPYAAAAAPDLGPVRAAVAELGCAFVTTDLALRADGAWRVVEVGDGQVSDLHREADLQAFVRLLTGG from the coding sequence ATGCCGACCACCGTCCTGTACTGCTCCGATCCGCTGAACGAGCGCCGGGCCGATGCCCACTTCGCCGAGGAGGCACGTGCGGTGCGCGCCGCCGGAGGCGCCGTCGGGCTCATCGACCACGACGCGCTGCTCGCCGGGGACGCCGGCCGGGCCGTGGCGCGGGTACCCGCCGGGTCGGGGGCGCTCTGGTACCGGGGCTGGATGATCCCGGCGGCCCGGTACGCCGACCTCGACGCGGCCCTGCGCGAGCGCGGATGCGCACTGCGCGTCACTCCGAACGCGTACCGGCGCGCCCATGAACTCCCCGGCTGGTACGAAGCGTTCGCCGGTCTGACTCCGCCCAGCCGGTGGCTGGAGACGGCTCCGGGACAGACCCCGGAGCCCGCCCGGCTCGCGGACGCCGCCGCGGCCCTCCCGTCCCGCGCCGGCATCGTCAAGGACTACGTCAAATCCCGTAAGCACCAGTGGGCGGAGGCCTGTCACCTCCCCGACCTCGCGGACCGGACCGCCGTCCACCGCGTGGTCAGCCGCTTCGTGGAACTCCAGGGCGAGGATCTGGCCGGTGGGGTGGTGCTGCGCGCCTTCGAAGAGTTCACGGCGGCCGAGGGCGTGGCCACCGAGGTGCGCGTCTGGTGGCGGGGCGCCGAGCCCCGGCTGGTCACCGCCCACCCCGACAGCCCGTACGCCGCGGCCGCGGCGCCGGACCTCGGACCGGTGCGGGCCGCCGTCGCGGAACTCGGCTGCGCCTTCGTCACCACGGACCTCGCGCTGCGCGCGGACGGAGCCTGGCGGGTCGTGGAGGTGGGCGACGGGCAGGTGAGCGATCTGCACCGGGAGGCCGATCTCCAGGCGTTCGTCCGCCTCCTGACGGGCGGTTGA
- a CDS encoding GNAT family N-acetyltransferase, which translates to MTGFEINGASAADMALLRDWADEEGWNPGDSDRFAFSVADPGGFLVGRLHGEPVACISAVRYGDGFGFIGFYIARPDVRGQGYGIRLWRAGMERLHGRLVGLDGVVEQQDNYRKSGFRSAWNNVRHEGAPLATGQPPRETATGVRIVDAATVPFGQLAAYDRRFFPEPRDAFLAAWVGLPGRTALAAVRDGRVEGLGVVRPGSGASRIGPLYAADPEVAAALLLRLAERTPDGTVAVDVPDAHPRAAALLGGLGLTPTFETARMYTGQEPDLDLTGMYGVTSLELG; encoded by the coding sequence CTGACTGGATTCGAGATCAACGGCGCGAGCGCAGCCGACATGGCGCTGCTCCGGGACTGGGCCGACGAGGAGGGATGGAACCCCGGGGACTCCGACCGGTTCGCGTTCTCCGTCGCCGATCCGGGCGGATTCCTCGTCGGGCGGCTCCACGGGGAGCCCGTCGCCTGCATCTCGGCCGTCCGGTACGGCGACGGCTTCGGCTTCATCGGCTTCTACATCGCCCGCCCCGACGTCCGTGGTCAGGGCTACGGGATCCGGCTGTGGCGGGCCGGCATGGAGCGGCTCCACGGGCGGCTCGTCGGGCTGGACGGGGTGGTCGAGCAGCAGGACAACTACCGCAAGTCCGGCTTCCGCTCGGCCTGGAACAACGTCCGCCACGAGGGGGCGCCGCTGGCGACCGGGCAACCCCCGCGGGAGACGGCGACCGGGGTGCGGATCGTGGACGCGGCCACCGTGCCCTTCGGGCAACTCGCCGCCTACGACCGGAGGTTCTTCCCCGAGCCGCGCGACGCCTTCCTCGCCGCCTGGGTGGGCCTGCCCGGCCGCACCGCCCTCGCGGCGGTCCGGGACGGCCGGGTCGAGGGGCTCGGTGTCGTCCGGCCGGGCAGCGGCGCCTCGCGGATCGGCCCGCTCTACGCAGCCGACCCGGAAGTCGCCGCAGCCCTGCTGCTGCGGCTCGCGGAGCGGACCCCCGACGGTACGGTCGCCGTGGACGTACCGGACGCCCATCCGCGAGCCGCCGCCCTGCTGGGCGGACTGGGCCTGACCCCGACCTTCGAGACCGCCCGGATGTACACCGGCCAGGAGCCGGACCTCGACCTGACCGGCATGTACGGGGTCACGAGCCTGGAGCTGGGCTGA
- a CDS encoding VOC family protein encodes MASNPFTTCLWFDGAAEAAADYYLSVFKDGKRGRVGLYPEGSPGVAGEVMVVEFEINGQRFVGLNGGPQFPFTEAVSFQIHCADDAEADYYYEALTGDGGEESACGWVKDKFGLSWQVIPAGAIELISDPDPGRAARATAAMMKMKKLDVAEMRRAADAG; translated from the coding sequence ATGGCGAGCAACCCCTTCACCACGTGTCTGTGGTTCGACGGCGCGGCGGAGGCCGCCGCCGACTACTACCTGTCGGTCTTCAAGGACGGCAAGCGCGGCCGCGTCGGCCTCTACCCCGAGGGGAGCCCCGGTGTGGCCGGCGAGGTCATGGTCGTCGAGTTCGAGATCAACGGCCAGAGGTTCGTCGGCCTCAACGGCGGCCCGCAGTTCCCCTTCACCGAGGCCGTCTCCTTCCAGATCCACTGCGCCGACGACGCGGAGGCGGACTACTACTACGAGGCCCTGACCGGCGACGGTGGCGAGGAATCCGCCTGCGGCTGGGTCAAGGACAAGTTCGGTCTGTCCTGGCAGGTCATCCCGGCCGGGGCCATCGAGCTGATCTCCGACCCCGACCCGGGGCGGGCCGCGCGGGCGACGGCCGCGATGATGAAGATGAAGAAGCTCGACGTGGCGGAGATGCGGCGGGCCGCCGACGCGGGCTGA
- a CDS encoding transcriptional regulator: MTATAVAAVSPLLTRLAAERATGALFRERGTLFLEDGRVVHAESPATPGLDVLLTTGGGLTPERWTDAVNQAGARRQVARFLVDSGGLAGGELEICHLAAIFDAAFFALSPGSGPSRFRRGATHWIGSVRSVPAAAVERETCRRRELLDAVWPYPLLDTSPVVPRPAAPGQTVTARQRILLDRADGVRTPADLAWVLGRPAFHTLLDVRRLAAAGLVETPHAPAPAAAAETPLPDWMTQAQSPDVALLRRLRDALEASL; encoded by the coding sequence GTGACCGCCACCGCTGTCGCCGCAGTGTCCCCGCTGCTCACCCGGCTCGCCGCCGAACGGGCGACCGGCGCCCTGTTCCGCGAGCGCGGCACCCTCTTCCTGGAGGACGGCCGCGTGGTGCACGCGGAGAGCCCCGCCACCCCCGGACTCGACGTCCTGCTCACCACCGGCGGGGGCCTCACCCCCGAGCGCTGGACCGACGCCGTGAACCAGGCCGGCGCCCGCCGCCAAGTCGCCCGCTTCCTCGTCGACAGCGGCGGGCTCGCAGGCGGCGAACTGGAGATATGCCACCTCGCCGCGATCTTCGACGCCGCCTTCTTCGCGCTCTCCCCGGGCAGCGGGCCCTCCCGCTTCCGGCGCGGGGCCACCCACTGGATCGGCTCCGTCCGCTCCGTACCGGCCGCCGCCGTCGAGCGGGAGACCTGCCGCCGCCGGGAACTGCTCGACGCGGTCTGGCCCTACCCGCTGCTCGACACCTCCCCGGTGGTGCCCCGCCCCGCCGCCCCCGGTCAGACCGTCACCGCGCGCCAGCGGATCCTGCTCGACCGGGCCGACGGGGTACGGACACCCGCGGACCTCGCCTGGGTGCTGGGCCGGCCGGCCTTCCACACCCTGCTCGACGTACGACGCCTCGCGGCGGCCGGGCTGGTCGAGACCCCGCACGCGCCGGCACCCGCCGCCGCCGCGGAGACGCCGCTGCCCGACTGGATGACGCAGGCGCAGTCCCCGGACGTGGCGTTGCTGCGCCGGTTACGCGACGCACTGGAGGCAAGCCTGTGA
- a CDS encoding subtilase-type protease inhibitor — protein MRSVTRTLGLSSAAMGLTALTALTGSGIAGAAPTGGESLYAPSALVLSVTDGDDAASGTVLRAVTLVCAPRPGGTHPDPDAACAELQAHSADLDALAEPRPDAACTREWNPLTVTAEGVWQGRRMNYSYTYANPCALWNSTGTAFTI, from the coding sequence ATGCGATCCGTCACCAGGACCCTGGGACTGTCGTCCGCCGCCATGGGGCTCACGGCCCTCACCGCCCTGACGGGCTCGGGCATAGCAGGGGCCGCACCCACCGGCGGCGAAAGCCTCTACGCCCCGTCCGCGCTCGTCCTGAGCGTCACCGACGGCGACGACGCGGCGAGCGGTACGGTGCTGCGCGCGGTCACCCTGGTCTGCGCACCCCGGCCCGGCGGCACCCACCCGGACCCGGATGCGGCGTGCGCCGAATTACAGGCCCACTCCGCCGACCTCGACGCACTCGCCGAGCCGCGCCCCGACGCGGCGTGTACCAGGGAGTGGAACCCGTTGACCGTCACCGCCGAAGGCGTGTGGCAGGGCCGCCGGATGAACTACTCCTACACCTACGCGAACCCCTGCGCCCTGTGGAACAGCACCGGCACGGCCTTCACCATCTGA
- a CDS encoding aminoglycoside N(3)-acetyltransferase, protein MGELVAGWRAAGVGEGMALMVHASLSALGRVDGGAATVVASLREAVGPAGTVAVPAFTWEVADPDPEHVGVPDAAVAARRAAVPLFHPGLPVTRALGAVPEALRSLPDSLRSRHPQASVAAVGARAAEVTATQSLGFALGRTSPFGRLHDLGAHILLIGVGHNRNSFLHYVESLAPRPRLRVRRFPMEVAGERVWVETPDVGNDNDTHFPVVGPDFERHAGIRPSRVGGAECRLLPVPALVDFAVPRLQELLDADSRSRARPARSESDGLAETPW, encoded by the coding sequence ATGGGTGAGCTGGTCGCGGGCTGGCGGGCGGCCGGGGTCGGCGAGGGCATGGCGTTGATGGTGCACGCCTCGCTGTCCGCGCTCGGGCGCGTGGACGGTGGCGCCGCGACGGTGGTGGCGAGCCTGCGCGAGGCGGTGGGGCCGGCCGGGACGGTGGCCGTCCCGGCGTTCACCTGGGAGGTGGCCGATCCCGACCCGGAACACGTGGGCGTGCCGGACGCCGCAGTGGCGGCACGGCGGGCCGCGGTGCCGCTGTTCCACCCGGGGCTGCCGGTCACGCGTGCGCTCGGCGCCGTACCCGAGGCCTTGCGGTCCCTGCCCGACAGCCTGCGCAGCAGGCATCCGCAGGCGTCGGTGGCGGCGGTGGGCGCCCGCGCGGCAGAGGTCACCGCGACGCAGTCGCTGGGCTTCGCACTGGGCCGCACCTCGCCGTTCGGCCGCCTGCACGACCTGGGCGCGCACATCCTGCTGATCGGCGTCGGCCACAACCGGAACTCGTTCCTGCACTACGTCGAGTCCCTCGCGCCCCGCCCCCGGCTGCGGGTGCGGCGCTTCCCGATGGAGGTGGCCGGTGAGCGCGTCTGGGTGGAAACCCCGGACGTGGGCAACGACAACGACACCCACTTCCCGGTCGTGGGCCCCGACTTCGAACGCCACGCGGGCATCCGTCCGTCACGGGTCGGCGGCGCGGAGTGCCGCCTCCTCCCCGTCCCGGCCCTGGTCGACTTCGCGGTCCCCCGTCTCCAGGAACTGCTGGACGCGGACTCGCGGTCCCGGGCCCGACCGGCACGATCCGAAAGCGACGGCCTGGCCGAAACCCCGTGGTGA
- a CDS encoding SIR2 family NAD-dependent protein deacylase produces MGKPLVAVFSGAGMSTDSGIPDYRGPQGLWRREPDAESLVTYAPYMADPEIRRRSWLMRAEIGALGAQPNAAHLAVAELERAGIPVRVITQNVDGLHQLAGTSARKVFELHGTARAVVCTACHARTGMDEALARVASGEPDPACRACGGILKAATVMFGERLDPEVLAQAVAVAKGCHVFVAVGSTLQVQPAASLAGMAAEAGARLIIVNAQETPYDSLADEVIREPIGTALPALLQRITADGALL; encoded by the coding sequence ATGGGAAAGCCGCTCGTCGCAGTGTTCAGTGGGGCCGGGATGTCCACCGATTCGGGGATTCCCGACTACCGGGGGCCGCAGGGATTGTGGCGCCGGGAGCCCGACGCCGAGAGCCTCGTTACCTACGCGCCCTACATGGCCGATCCGGAGATCCGGCGCCGGTCCTGGCTGATGCGCGCCGAGATCGGGGCCCTGGGGGCGCAGCCGAACGCCGCGCACCTCGCCGTCGCCGAGCTGGAGCGAGCCGGGATCCCGGTGCGGGTGATCACCCAGAACGTGGACGGTCTGCACCAGCTCGCGGGGACTTCCGCGCGCAAGGTGTTCGAACTGCACGGCACGGCGCGGGCCGTGGTGTGCACGGCCTGTCATGCACGTACCGGGATGGACGAGGCGCTGGCCCGGGTCGCCTCCGGGGAACCGGATCCGGCCTGCCGCGCGTGCGGCGGGATCCTCAAGGCGGCGACCGTGATGTTCGGGGAGCGGCTGGACCCCGAGGTGCTCGCGCAGGCCGTCGCGGTAGCCAAGGGCTGCCACGTCTTCGTTGCCGTGGGCTCGACGCTCCAGGTGCAGCCCGCGGCCTCGCTGGCCGGGATGGCCGCGGAGGCCGGGGCCCGCCTGATCATCGTGAACGCGCAGGAGACACCGTACGACTCCCTCGCCGACGAGGTGATCCGCGAGCCCATCGGGACTGCGCTGCCCGCCCTGCTGCAGCGGATCACCGCGGACGGCGCGCTCCTCTAG
- a CDS encoding cyclic nucleotide-binding domain-containing protein, translating into MSTPSPIRIAAVLSTEHRGRLMSHAREVNFHEGARIFDEGTRADSFWIVRSGTVTLEIPVPGRRPTPIESLGPGELVGWSWLFPPYVWQLAAEAMTPVRAYEFDATTVRMLMDADPAFGSALGHWVGRVLALRLHQTRTRLLDTYAPRLAAS; encoded by the coding sequence GTGAGCACACCTTCCCCCATCCGGATCGCTGCCGTCCTGTCGACCGAACACAGGGGACGGCTGATGTCGCACGCCCGCGAGGTCAATTTCCACGAGGGCGCGCGGATCTTCGACGAGGGCACCCGGGCAGACTCCTTCTGGATCGTGCGCTCCGGCACGGTGACCCTGGAGATCCCGGTACCGGGCCGCCGGCCCACCCCCATCGAGAGCCTGGGCCCCGGAGAACTGGTCGGCTGGTCGTGGCTGTTCCCGCCGTACGTGTGGCAGCTGGCCGCCGAGGCCATGACGCCGGTCCGCGCGTACGAGTTCGACGCCACGACCGTACGGATGCTCATGGACGCCGATCCGGCCTTCGGGTCCGCCCTCGGCCACTGGGTCGGGCGGGTGCTCGCGCTGCGGCTGCACCAGACCCGGACCCGCCTCCTCGACACGTACGCCCCCCGCCTCGCCGCGAGCTGA
- a CDS encoding roadblock/LC7 domain-containing protein, translating into MSTVPAEAEAEILAELRRLRARVPQLGGALAASVDGLVLAHDSAATEAESVAALTAAALGVAQRLSDCTGQGGFRELLVRGEDGYVATYAAGDAAVLTLIAEPRVNVGRLHLEARRSSLRIAELIDTSLGRRGPAPGPDPGAGQGS; encoded by the coding sequence ATGAGTACCGTGCCCGCCGAAGCCGAGGCCGAGATACTCGCGGAACTCCGTCGGCTGCGGGCCCGCGTCCCGCAGCTGGGCGGGGCACTCGCCGCGAGCGTCGACGGCCTGGTCCTGGCCCACGACAGCGCCGCCACCGAGGCGGAATCCGTGGCCGCCCTGACCGCCGCGGCCCTCGGAGTGGCCCAGCGGCTCAGCGACTGCACCGGGCAGGGCGGGTTCCGCGAGCTGCTCGTGCGCGGAGAGGACGGCTACGTCGCCACCTACGCGGCGGGCGACGCGGCCGTACTGACCCTGATCGCGGAGCCGCGCGTCAATGTCGGCCGGCTCCACCTGGAGGCCCGCCGGTCCAGCCTGCGCATAGCGGAGCTGATCGACACCAGCCTCGGACGGCGAGGCCCGGCACCGGGCCCGGACCCGGGTGCCGGCCAGGGCTCCTGA
- a CDS encoding M48 family metallopeptidase, with translation METVGQGVGEVDAPGVRPCPECGTEVTVHASYVNWCAACDWNVDPAAPDPDRGRLAKVRRRLAARYGEQLAEEIGRGGTATERVGADGSTVLAFGLALLVHGVTAGLFLAAAVLIIGGWHTGIQPVLGVLLLVAVAVLLPRPGRSPSGPAVLYRADAPGLFGLIDEVGAAVGTTGVHAVVVDASVNAGVRTYGYRGRRVMILGLGLWEILTPQERVALLGHELGHFANGDVRSSFLMHGALRSLVEWHSVLSPVNHDNIVDWFMNALTFLPRWAVYGLIHLLDGLTLRASQRAEYRADTGAARAGSSGAAVTLLDRLLVSDGVEAHLRRESMVAARAGGGAGGREVREAAERELWERLAARIDSVPEREYERLRRVSARRGHSVDDTHPPTHLRRRCLASADPQPARVVCEGPRAQAVAAELAPARAVLARRVIRDYAG, from the coding sequence GTGGAAACCGTGGGGCAGGGCGTCGGGGAGGTGGACGCACCGGGCGTGCGGCCGTGCCCGGAGTGCGGGACCGAGGTCACCGTGCACGCGTCGTACGTGAACTGGTGCGCGGCTTGTGACTGGAACGTGGACCCGGCTGCCCCGGATCCGGACCGCGGACGTCTGGCGAAGGTCCGGCGGCGCCTGGCCGCGCGGTACGGGGAGCAGTTGGCCGAGGAGATCGGGCGGGGCGGGACCGCGACCGAGCGGGTCGGGGCGGACGGGTCGACCGTCCTGGCCTTCGGGCTCGCCCTGCTGGTGCACGGGGTCACGGCGGGCCTGTTCCTGGCCGCGGCCGTGCTGATCATCGGCGGGTGGCACACCGGCATCCAGCCCGTGCTCGGCGTCCTGCTCCTGGTGGCCGTGGCGGTGCTGCTGCCGCGGCCGGGCCGGTCCCCGAGCGGGCCGGCGGTGCTGTACCGGGCGGACGCGCCCGGCCTCTTCGGGCTGATCGACGAGGTGGGGGCCGCCGTCGGGACGACGGGGGTGCACGCGGTGGTGGTGGACGCCTCCGTCAACGCCGGGGTCCGCACCTACGGGTACCGCGGCCGGCGCGTGATGATCCTCGGCCTCGGGCTGTGGGAGATCCTCACGCCGCAGGAGCGCGTGGCCCTGCTGGGACACGAGCTCGGGCACTTCGCGAACGGCGACGTCCGCTCCTCGTTCCTGATGCACGGGGCCCTGCGGTCCCTGGTCGAATGGCACTCCGTCCTGAGCCCGGTGAACCACGACAACATCGTGGACTGGTTCATGAACGCCCTGACGTTCCTGCCGCGCTGGGCGGTCTACGGGCTGATCCACCTGCTCGACGGCCTGACGCTGCGGGCTTCGCAGCGTGCGGAGTACCGGGCCGACACCGGCGCGGCCCGTGCCGGCTCCAGCGGGGCGGCCGTCACGCTGCTGGACCGGCTGCTGGTGAGCGACGGCGTCGAGGCACACCTGCGGCGCGAGTCGATGGTGGCGGCCCGGGCCGGCGGTGGGGCCGGGGGCCGCGAGGTGCGCGAGGCCGCCGAGCGGGAGCTGTGGGAACGGCTGGCCGCGCGGATCGACTCCGTCCCCGAGCGCGAGTACGAGCGGCTGCGCCGGGTCTCCGCCCGGCGCGGGCACAGCGTCGACGACACGCACCCGCCGACCCACCTGCGCCGGCGGTGCCTGGCCTCGGCCGACCCGCAGCCCGCCCGGGTCGTCTGCGAGGGCCCCCGGGCACAGGCGGTCGCGGCCGAGCTGGCTCCGGCCCGCGCCGTGCTGGCCCGCCGGGTGATCCGGGACTACGCCGGCTGA